CTTGATCCAAGACCGCGGCAACCCGTGGCTGACCATTTTGGAGGAAGACGGGCAGTCGGTCTTGGCGCGCGAGTCGTTCGAAGCGCGCGAGCCTTCCCAAGCGACGCGCTAGCGGCTCTAGCGGCCCCATGCTTTCCTGCTCCGCTTCCGGCAACTTCGCTTTGATCTGGGCGTAGCGCTGGTCGAGCTTCACCATTTCTTCCCGCAGTAGGAAGGTCCGCGTTGTCAGTGTCGCCAGTAACTGCGCTTGCTGCATCAGCAATTCACGGACATTCGGTTGAGCCGCCAGCTTCGCCGGTTCGACCGCATCGCCGGCGCTGGTCGCCATTTTGCGAAGTCGATCGATCTCCTGGGCCAACTCTTTCTCTTGGTCGCTACCGACCGCATGTTCCTTCAGATGCTTCGCCAAGCGGTCAATTCCGGCCAGCGTGGCCTGCTTTTGCTTCCACTGCCGAGCGTTGTCGTCCTTCGCCAGACTGACTTGTCGCTGAAAGAAACTGAGCTGTTGCTCCAACGAATCCAATTGGCGCAATTCCGGAGCCAAGTTCGTTTCGCTCGGCAAAATCCAGCGCCGACCGTATTTCACCAATCCCTGCTGTTCCAATAGCGACCGCGATTCCTCTTGCGCCGGCAATGGAAGGACGGAAAACAGCAGCGTGGCAAGCGCCAATGGACCTGCGAATCGAGACAAGGAGTAACCCTGAATGGGTGAGGTTTCGACGG
The nucleotide sequence above comes from Blastopirellula sp. J2-11. Encoded proteins:
- a CDS encoding retroviral-like aspartic protease family protein codes for the protein MSRFAGPLALATLLFSVLPLPAQEESRSLLEQQGLVKYGRRWILPSETNLAPELRQLDSLEQQLSFFQRQVSLAKDDNARQWKQKQATLAGIDRLAKHLKEHAVGSDQEKELAQEIDRLRKMATSAGDAVEPAKLAAQPNVRELLMQQAQLLATLTTRTFLLREEMVKLDQRYAQIKAKLPEAEQESMGPLEPLARRLGRLARFERLARQDRLPVFLQNGQPRVAAVLDQDNPQIFTWNPQGQEIVLTANMAQSVGVRYTPEEGAEVVLGKQKVKVRRGRIAAIRVGPVLLQDVAVSVLPPEQEYRGGFLGGKLFQHFQPGLALEELSLRFDTAAMEATADH